Proteins encoded within one genomic window of Glycine soja cultivar W05 chromosome 1, ASM419377v2, whole genome shotgun sequence:
- the LOC114417307 gene encoding uncharacterized protein LOC114417307, whose protein sequence is MALSASRAMSKGVVVSVPVLVLSALVATVFLFFLLSSLSSCSCPTPSEISASNVRSVGVGIGVPESSSGNVPLATRKESSSSNIPLSTRKEDVEWVKNQIQANGLHMHDNVLRKGINPRTRAQQLEDLRQFKGISHYEGPDSDNHTALPCPGELLVEEHHSNYGEPWAGGRDVFEFLAEASQLRSDSQVLEIGCGTLRVGLHFIRYLNPEHFHCLERDELSLMAVFRYELPAQGLLYKRPSIVKGDDMDFSRFDSGIMYDLIYASAVFLHMPDKLVWTGLERLASKLKPYDGRIFVSHNIKFCSRLGGEECTKRLASLGLEYLGKHTHDSLLFNHYEIWFEFRRSKA, encoded by the exons ATGGCGCTCTCAGCTTCACGGGCAATGTCAAAGGGTGTGGTGGTATCTGTGCCTGTTCTGGTTCTATCTGCTTTAGTGGCTACTGTTTTCCTGTTCTTCCTTTTGTCCTCTCTTTCATCCTGCTCCTGCCCTACTCCTTCAGAAATCTCTGCCTCCAATGTTAGGAGTGTTGGTGTTGGTATTGGTGTTCCTGAGTCTAGCAGCGGTAATGTTCCGTTAGCCACAAGGAAGGAGTCTAGCAGCAGTAATATTCCGTTATCAACGAGGAAGGAGGATGTTGAGTGGGTGAAGAATCAAATCCAAGCAAATGGGCTTCATATGCATGACAATGTGCTTCGCAAGGGTATTAACCCTCGCACTCGGGCTCAGCAACTTGAGGATCTTAGACA ATTTAAGGGCATATCTCACTATGAGGGACCTGATTCAGATAATCACACAGCCTTGCCATGCCCTGGGGAACTACTAGTTGAAGAGCACCATAGCAACTATGGTGAACCTTGGGCCGGGGGAAGAGATGTGTTTGAGTTTCTTGCTGAAGCCAGTCAACTTAGATCAGACTCACAGGTGCTAGAGATAGGCTGTGGCACTCTTCGAGTTGGTTTGCATTTCATTCGATACTTAAATCCTGAACACTTTCATTGTCTTGAAAGGGATGAGCTCTCTTTGATGGCTGTATTTAGGTATGAGCTTCCTGCCCAAGGCCTCTTATACAAACGGCCTTCGATTGTTAAGGGGGATGACATGGATTTCAGCAGGTTTGATTCTGGCATAATGTATGATTTGATTTATGCTAGTGCTGTATTTCTTCACATGCCTGATAAACTCGTGTGGACTGGATTGGAAAGATTAGCATCTAAATTGAAACCTTATGATGGACGAATCTTTGTATCACATAATATAAAGTTCTGTTCAAGGTTGGGAGGAGAGGAATGCACAAAGAGGCTTGCAAGTTTGGGGCTTGAGTATCTTGGGAAGCATACTCATGATAGCTTACTATTCAATCACTATGAGATATGGTTTGAATTTAGACGGTCAAAGGCATAA